TGGATAGCCGCCAACCGTTTGGGCATCTGCCATTAAAACAATAGGCTCACCACTTTGTGGTACTTGAATTGTCCCATATTGGGTTGCTTCTGAAAGAATGTCTTTTATGTTTTTTAGACGTAGGACGTTACCTTTGAAATAATAGCCCATACGATTTCCACCAGTAAACTGATATGAGTTATTCAAAAATTGTTGTTTACTCTCTTCTGTAAATAAATCAAAATGAGGACCTTTAAAAATTCTTACTGTAATAGCTGTATTAACTATAGGACGAAAAGGTGCATATAACCCTCTTGTAAATCGTAACGTCTCTCCGTTCTGTCCATATAAGATACTTCCTACATTAATCGCATTACCGACGATTGGTAAGCATGACTTACTGCCAAGTATTGGATCTGTTTGAAATCCACCTTTAGGCGTTAGATATACAATAGAGCCATGGGTAACGCTTTTTATGGATAAAATATCTCCCTTTACTAATTGAAAGGTTTTCCACATTTCGATGGGGCTACCATTTACTAAACAATCACAAGTTGCGCCAGTCAATACATACGTTCCCTCATTTAAAGCTTGAAATTCAAAACCACCTATAAACATTTCAAATGACGTCTGGTCTTTCTCATTATTTAATATATTATGGGCAACTCGAAATGATATTTTATCCATAGGCCCAGATAGAGGAATACCAAACGCACGGTAGCCGTATCTCCCTTGATCTTGCAGGCTCCCATAAACACCTTGTTTTTTAACCATAAGAAGTGGCTTCAATTGCTACACTCCTTTACTTTTTATTTCTAAAAACTCAGGTTTGGTAATTTCATAAAATTGTACTTGATCCCCAAGAGAAAAGATAAAAATGTCTTTCCCATTAATATCAAATAAATTGAATGGCGTCTTACCAATAATATTCCACCCACCTGGTGAATCGAGAGGATAAATCCCTGTTTGTAACCCTCCAATTCCTACAGAACTTGCAGACACGAAATTCCGTGGCTTTTTTAATCGAGGTACAAATAATTTGCTATCTAACTCACCTAAGTATGGAAACCCAGGTAAAAAGCCGATTAAATACACACTATATGATTTAGACATGTGCATTTTTTTTATGTCCTCAAATGATAAACCTGTATAATCCATCACACGGTACATATCCAAAGCGAATTCCTCATCGTAACAAACTGGAATTCGTAGCTGACGATTTGTTCCTTCATCGACTTGAGAGGTAATTTGCATGAAAAGCCATTGTTCTTGTAAAAAAACTAAATCAATTTTGTCTTTAACATATGCTGTAACAGTATGATAGCTAGCTACACTTTCAATAAGATTTGAATGTAGTACTTTTTTAAGAAAGCTATTAAACTTTTGCACAATAAGAAAATTTTCTTGTGATATTACTTCATTAAAGGCAAAACGGATCGTGTGTCGACTAATCCACATTGTATGAGGAAACTCAATTATTTGTTGTTGCATGAATTGTTTCCTCGATACAAAGCTTAATGCAAGTTATTAAATCTTGAATGTTCCAACCCGGTATTTTCCCATGCTGTATAGCTAATTCGAAAGATGCAGGAAGATGAATAAATCCAGCACGAATTCCTTCATGTTGCGTTGCATAAACTAGCCCTTCATACATGATGTTATTGCATAAATAGGTCCCCGCGGTATTTGAAATTTCTGCAGGATATCCTTCTTTACATAATCGATCAACCATACTTCGAATAGGTAAATTTGTAATATAGGCATCCTCACCACCATCATATATGCTTTCATCTACAGGTGTATAGCCGTTGTTATCTGGCTCTCCATCTTTAACGTTAATCGCAATTCGCTCTGGTGTTATTTTGAAACGACCTCCAGCTAATCCTAATGAAATAATAATTTCAGGCTTTATTTCCGCAATATATTGTTTCAACTGCTGTGCGGATTGCTGAAAATCTACGGATAGTGTACGTCCCACAATTTCATAGCCGTCCATCAAACTTCCGTTTAAATATTCAACAATTTGCATAGTGGGATTAATTTTATAATCTAAAAATGGTACAAATCCAGTTAATAATATTTTTGTCATTTTCTTCACCTAAATTTCTATAGAATTTTGTTTTATTACTTAGTGGATACTGTTGATTAAATAGCTTCTAGTTGAAGAGGAATTTTCCTTTCAATTCTAACAAACAAAGGCAACAATTACTCTTATTGCCAAGAAATAATTTTTTTCCGAATTTTCTTCTTATCTATTAAACCATCGATGGCTCATTTTATTCATATCCAAATTGAAGCCGCAAATTGTAAAATTCTATAAATAAAAGAGTATGACACAAGTCATACTCTCAGATTTTAGACAAAAGAATTCTATAGATTAAAGTAATAAATGATAGTTCACCAATTTTTGTTTATCCAAGCTTCTTTAGGAACTTGTTGCTTATAAGAAGTCACTACTACATCTCCAGCTTTATCAAGTAC
The genomic region above belongs to Lysinibacillus sp. FSL W8-0992 and contains:
- a CDS encoding pyroglutamyl-peptidase I → MTKILLTGFVPFLDYKINPTMQIVEYLNGSLMDGYEIVGRTLSVDFQQSAQQLKQYIAEIKPEIIISLGLAGGRFKITPERIAINVKDGEPDNNGYTPVDESIYDGGEDAYITNLPIRSMVDRLCKEGYPAEISNTAGTYLCNNIMYEGLVYATQHEGIRAGFIHLPASFELAIQHGKIPGWNIQDLITCIKLCIEETIHATTNN
- a CDS encoding 5-oxoprolinase subunit C family protein, with the translated sequence MKPLLMVKKQGVYGSLQDQGRYGYRAFGIPLSGPMDKISFRVAHNILNNEKDQTSFEMFIGGFEFQALNEGTYVLTGATCDCLVNGSPIEMWKTFQLVKGDILSIKSVTHGSIVYLTPKGGFQTDPILGSKSCLPIVGNAINVGSILYGQNGETLRFTRGLYAPFRPIVNTAITVRIFKGPHFDLFTEESKQQFLNNSYQFTGGNRMGYYFKGNVLRLKNIKDILSEATQYGTIQVPQSGEPIVLMADAQTVGGYPIIATIHEDDLHKVAQMRMFNTIRFALMEE
- the pxpB gene encoding 5-oxoprolinase subunit PxpB translates to MQQQIIEFPHTMWISRHTIRFAFNEVISQENFLIVQKFNSFLKKVLHSNLIESVASYHTVTAYVKDKIDLVFLQEQWLFMQITSQVDEGTNRQLRIPVCYDEEFALDMYRVMDYTGLSFEDIKKMHMSKSYSVYLIGFLPGFPYLGELDSKLFVPRLKKPRNFVSASSVGIGGLQTGIYPLDSPGGWNIIGKTPFNLFDINGKDIFIFSLGDQVQFYEITKPEFLEIKSKGV